From Aphelocoma coerulescens isolate FSJ_1873_10779 chromosome 15, UR_Acoe_1.0, whole genome shotgun sequence, one genomic window encodes:
- the PITPNM2 gene encoding membrane-associated phosphatidylinositol transfer protein 2 isoform X4 translates to MLIKEYRIPLPMSVEEYRIAQLYMIQKKSREETCGEGSGVEILENRPYVDGPGGSGQYTHKVYHIGMHIPSWFRSILPKAALRVEEESWNAYPYTRTRYTCPFVEKFSIDIETYYKTDPGDHNNVFNLSAAEKRQTILDPIDIVKDPIPPHEYKAEEDPKLYKSVKTKRGPLSEDWIQEYKNNPGKYPIMCAYKLCKVEFRYWGMQSKIERFIHDVGLRKVMVRAHRQAWCWQDEWYGLTIEDIRQLEKEAQLMLAQKMAQFCSENDPEQHSVKDTPAEKDVEPSAGSPADTEDASANSDAASGRSLTKQWSTSSKSSRSSKRGASPSRHSISEWRMQSIARDSDDSSDDEFFDAHEDLSDNEEMFPKEITKWSSNDLMDKIETPECDDVQGDLYQETSAEYHVGSSVERLSIIEDESVQPLMQPSKIHVLLLVLHGGNILDSGSGDQSSKQGDVNTITTVFDTVMRVHYPAALGHIAIKLVPCPAICSEAFSLVSSLSPYSYDEGCLSNSQDHIPLAALPLLATSSPQYQEAVATVIVRANQAYSEFIKSQEGTSFNGQVCLVGDCVGGILGFDALCYSNQTVSESQNSSRRGSVVSVQDTDLLSPGITVNNSHCSSGSNLEASRHLSRSNIDIPRSNGEDPKKQLPRKRSDSSTYELDTIKQHQAFLSSLHSSVLRNDPTSRRSSSSTMLDGGNIGKFDFEITDFFLFGSPLGLVLALRKTVIPALDIFQLRPACQQVYNLFHPADPSASRLEPLLERKFYLLPPFSIPRYQRFPLGDGNSAVLADVVQSHGAVFMENASLSTPISAPQFRGFRRASEISIASQVSGMADSYTASNIANIAAKWWGTKRIDYALYCPDALTAFPTVALPHLFHASYWESTDVVSFLLRQVMRHENSSVLELDGKEVSVFTPSKPREKWLRKRTNVKLRNVTANHRINDTIANEDGPQTLTGRFMYGPLDMVTLTGEKVDIHIMTQPPSGEWVYFDTEISNSSGRISYVIPEERRLGIGVYPVKMVVRGDHTFADSYITVLPKGTEFVVFSIDGSFAASVSIMGSDPKVRAGAVDVVRHWQDLGYLIIYVTGRPDMQKQRVVAWLAQHNFPHGIVSFCDGLVHDPLRHKANFLKSLITDLHMRIHAAYGSTKDISVYSSISLPPTHIYIVGRPTKKLQSQCQFITEGYAAHLAQLEYNHRARPAKNTTRMVLRKGSFGLPSQAEFLRKRNHLLRTISSQPSASGAGHRPERTQSQSDSDKERDRERSQRSMSIATGCWGRSAASRLESGLLGQK, encoded by the exons aaaaaGAGCAGAGAGGAGACATGTGGGGAAGGCAGCGGAGTGGAGATCCTGGAGAACAGGCCCTACGTGGATGGCCCGGGGGGCAGCGGGCAGTACACGCACAAGGTTTACCACATCGGGATGCACATCCCCAGCTGGTTCCGCTCCATACTGCCCAAGGCAGCTCTGCGCGTCGAAGAGGAGTCCTGGAATGCTTATCCTTACACAAGGACAAG GTACACATGTCCTTTTGTGGAGAAGTTCTCTATTGATATTGAGACGTACTACAAAACTGACCCAGGAGACCATAACAACGTGTTCAACCtttctgctgcagaaaaaaGACAAACCATTTTAG ATCCTATTGATATTGTTAAAGATCCTATCCCTCCACATGAATACAAAGCTGAGGAGGATCCAAAGCTGTATAAATCAGTGAAGACTAAAAGAGGGCCCCTCTCAGAAGATTGGATTCAAGAGTACAAGAACAACCCTGGGAAATACCCCATCATGTGTGCATATAAACTGTGTAAAGTGGAGTTCAGATACTGGGGGATGCAGTCGAAAATCGAGCGCTTTATCCACGATGTTG GCCTGCGGAAGGTCATGGTCCGGGCCCACCGACAGGCCTGGTGCTGGCAGGACGAGTGGTATGGGCTCACCATTGAGGACATCCggcagctggagaaggaggCCCAGCTGATGCTGGCCCAGAAGATGGCCCAGTTCTGCAGTGAGAATGACCCTGAGCAGCACAGTGTCAAAGACACTCCTGCAGAGAAGGACGTGGAGCCCAGCGCGGGGTCACCTGCAGACACCGAGGACGCCTCTGCGAACAGCGACGCGGCCTCCGGCAGGTCCCTCACCAAACAATGGTCCACCTCCTCCAAGTCCTCACGGTCTTCAAAGAGAGGAG cAAGTCCCTCGCGCCATAGTATCTCCGAGTGGAGGATGCAGAGCATTGCCAGGGATTCAGATGACAGCTCAGATGATGAATTCTTTGATGCACATG aggaCTTGTCTGACAATGAGGAAATGTTCCCgaaagaaataacaaaatggAGTTCCAACGATCTGATGGATAAAATTGAAACCCCCGAATGCGATGATGTCCAGG GTGACTTGTACCAGGAGACATCAGCAGAGTACCACGTTGGCTCCAGCGTGGAGAGGCTCAGCATCATCGAG GATGAATCAGTGCAGCCATTAATGCAGCCAAGTAAAATCCATGTCCTCCTCTTGGTCCTCCACGGAGGGAACATCCTGGACTCAGGAAGTGGTGACCAGAGCTCTAAGCAAGGGGATGTCAACACCATCACAACCGTGTTTGACACGGTGATGAGGGTGCATtacccagctgctctgggacacATTGCCATCAAACTTGTCCCTTGCCCAGCCATCTGCTCCGAAGCATTTTCCCTGGTGTCCAG CCTCAGCCCATACAGTTATGACGAGGGCTGCCTGTCCAACAGCCAGGATCACATTCCCCTCGCTGCGCTCCCCCTGCTCGCCACGTCCTCCCCGCAGTACCAAGAAGCCGTGGCCACTGTCATTGTCAGAGCCAACCAGGCCTACAGTGAGTTCATCAAATCCCAGGAGGGCACCTCCTTCAACGGCCAG GTCTGCTTGGTAGGAGACTGTGTTGGAGGGATCCTGGGATTTGATGCCTTATGCTACAGCAATCAGACCGTGTCCGAGAGCCAGAACAGCAGTCGGCGAGGGAGCGTTGTGAGCGTCCAG GATACCGACCTTCTGTCTCCTGGAATAACAGTGAACAACAGCCACTGTTCCAGTGGCTCTAATCTGGAAGCCAGCAGACACCTCAGCAGGAGCAACATTGATATTCCTCGTAGCAACGGAGAAGATCCAAAGAAGCAGCTGCCACGAAAAAGGAGTGATTCATCCACCTATGAACTGGACACGATAAAGCAACATCAAGCCTTTCTTTCAAG TTTACATTCTAGTGTCCTGAGAAACGACCCCACGTCCAGGcgatccagcagctccacgatGTTGGATGGAGGAAACATTGGGAAGTTTGACTTTGAGATCACCGACTTCTTCCTCTTTGGTTCTCCCTTGGGTCTGGTGCTTGCACTGCGGAAAACTGTAATTCCAGCTCTTGACA TCTTTCAGCTCAGACCAGCTTGTCAGCAGGTCTATAACCTGTTCCACCCTGCAGACCCATCTGCTTCACGCCTCGAGCCTCTTTTGGAGAGGAAGTTTTACCTTTTGCCCCCCTTCAGTATTCCCCGGTACCAGAGGTTCCCGCTGGGCGATGGCAACTCTGCTGTTTTGG CAGATGTTGTTCAGTCTCATGGTGCCGTCTTCATGGAAAACGCGTCCCTGTCCACCCCCATTTCAGCCCCTCAGTTCAGGGGCTTCCGGAGAGCCAGTGAGATCAGCATTGCCAGCCAGGTCTCAGGAATGGCAGACAGTTACACTGCTTCCAACATAGCCAACA TTGCTGCCAAGTGGTGGGGAACCAAACGGATCGACTACGCCCTGTACTGCCCCGACGCCCTGACGGCTTTCCCGACAGTGGCTCTGCCTCACCTCTTCCACGCCAGCTACTGGGAGTCCACGGACGTTGTCTCCTTCCTGCTCAGACAG GTGATGAGACATGAGAACTCGAGCGTTCTGGAGCTGGATGGGAAGGAGGTGTCCGTCTTCACCCCCTCCAAGCCCCGTGAGAAGTGGCTCCGCAAGAGGACGAACGTGAAGCTCCGG AACGTCACAGCCAACCACAGGATCAACGACACTATTGCTAACGAAGATGGGCCCCAGACCTTAACTGGGAGGTTCATGTATGGTCCACTAGACATGGTCACCCTCACAGGAGAGAAG GTGGACATCCACATCATGACCCAGCCGCCGTCGGGGGAGTGGGTGTACTTCGACACCGAGATCAGCAACAGCAGTGGCAGGATTTCCTACGTGATCCCCGAGGAGCGGCGCCTGGGCATTGGTGTCTACCCCGTCAAGATGGTGGTCAG GGGCGACCACACATTTGCTGACAGCTACATCACAGTGCTGCCGAAGGGGACGGAGTTTGTGGTGTTCAGCATCGACGGCTCCTTCGCAGCCAGCGTGTCCATCATGGGCAGCGACCCCAAAGTCCGCGCCGGGGCCGTGGACGTTGTAAG GCACTGGCAAGACCTCGGCTACCTCATTATCTATGTCACGGGCCGCCCTGACATGCAGAAGCAGAGGGTGGTGGCATGGTTAGCACAGCACAACTTCCCCCATGGCATCGTGTCCTTCTGCGATGGGCTCGTTCACGACCCGCTGCGGCACAAGGCCAACTTCCTGAAATCCCTCATCACCGAC CTTCACATGAGGATCCACGCAGCGTATGGATCCACCAAGGACATCTCCGTGTACAGCTCCATCAGCCTCCCGCCCACGCACATCTACATCGTTGGCCGACCCACCaagaagctgcagagccagTGTCAG TTCATCACGGAGGGCTACGCAGCCCACCTGGCCCAGCTGGAGTACAACCACCGCGCGCGCCCCGCCAAGAACACCACGCGCATGGTGCTGCGCAAGGGCAGCTTCGGGCTGCCCAGCCAGGCCGAGTTCCTGCGCAAGAGGAACCACCTGCTGCGGAccatctcctcccagccctCGGCCAGCGGCGCCGGCCACCGGCCCGAGCGCACCCAGAGCCAGTCGGACAGCGACaaggagagggacagggagcgcAGCCAAAGGAGCATGAGCATCGCCACGGGGTGCTGGGGCCGGAGCGCCGCGTCCCGCCTGGAGTCTGGCCTCTTGGGGCAGAAGTAG
- the PITPNM2 gene encoding membrane-associated phosphatidylinositol transfer protein 2 isoform X5: MLIKEYRIPLPMSVEEYRIAQLYMIQKKSREETCGEGSGVEILENRPYVDGPGGSGQYTHKVYHIGMHIPSWFRSILPKAALRVEEESWNAYPYTRTRYTCPFVEKFSIDIETYYKTDPGDHNNVFNLSAAEKRQTILDPIDIVKDPIPPHEYKAEEDPKLYKSVKTKRGPLSEDWIQEYKNNPGKYPIMCAYKLCKVEFRYWGMQSKIERFIHDVGLRKVMVRAHRQAWCWQDEWYGLTIEDIRQLEKEAQLMLAQKMAQFCSENDPEQHSVKDTPAEKDVEPSAGSPADTEDASANSDAASGRSLTKQWSTSSKSSRSSKRGASPSRHSISEWRMQSIARDSDDSSDDEFFDAHEDLSDNEEMFPKEITKWSSNDLMDKIETPECDDVQGDLYQETSAEYHVGSSVERLSIIEDESVQPLMQPSKIHVLLLVLHGGNILDSGSGDQSSKQGDVNTITTVFDTVMRVHYPAALGHIAIKLVPCPAICSEAFSLVSSLSPYSYDEGCLSNSQDHIPLAALPLLATSSPQYQEAVATVIVRANQAYSEFIKSQEGTSFNGQVCLVGDCVGGILGFDALCYSNQTVSESQNSSRRGSVVSVQDTDLLSPGITVNNSHCSSGSNLEASRHLSRSNIDIPRSNGEDPKKQLPRKRSDSSTYELDTIKQHQAFLSSLHSSVLRNDPTSRRSSSSTMLDGGNIGKFDFEITDFFLFGSPLGLVLALRKTVIPALDIFQLRPACQQVYNLFHPADPSASRLEPLLERKFYLLPPFSIPRYQRFPLGDGNSAVLVAAKWWGTKRIDYALYCPDALTAFPTVALPHLFHASYWESTDVVSFLLRQVMRHENSSVLELDGKEVSVFTPSKPREKWLRKRTNVKLRNVTANHRINDTIANEDGPQTLTGRFMYGPLDMVTLTGEKVDIHIMTQPPSGEWVYFDTEISNSSGRISYVIPEERRLGIGVYPVKMVVRGDHTFADSYITVLPKGTEFVVFSIDGSFAASVSIMGSDPKVRAGAVDVVRHWQDLGYLIIYVTGRPDMQKQRVVAWLAQHNFPHGIVSFCDGLVHDPLRHKANFLKSLITDLHMRIHAAYGSTKDISVYSSISLPPTHIYIVGRPTKKLQSQCQFITEGYAAHLAQLEYNHRARPAKNTTRMVLRKGSFGLPSQAEFLRKRNHLLRTISSQPSASGAGHRPERTQSQSDSDKERDRERSQRSMSIATGCWGRSAASRLESGLLGQK; this comes from the exons aaaaaGAGCAGAGAGGAGACATGTGGGGAAGGCAGCGGAGTGGAGATCCTGGAGAACAGGCCCTACGTGGATGGCCCGGGGGGCAGCGGGCAGTACACGCACAAGGTTTACCACATCGGGATGCACATCCCCAGCTGGTTCCGCTCCATACTGCCCAAGGCAGCTCTGCGCGTCGAAGAGGAGTCCTGGAATGCTTATCCTTACACAAGGACAAG GTACACATGTCCTTTTGTGGAGAAGTTCTCTATTGATATTGAGACGTACTACAAAACTGACCCAGGAGACCATAACAACGTGTTCAACCtttctgctgcagaaaaaaGACAAACCATTTTAG ATCCTATTGATATTGTTAAAGATCCTATCCCTCCACATGAATACAAAGCTGAGGAGGATCCAAAGCTGTATAAATCAGTGAAGACTAAAAGAGGGCCCCTCTCAGAAGATTGGATTCAAGAGTACAAGAACAACCCTGGGAAATACCCCATCATGTGTGCATATAAACTGTGTAAAGTGGAGTTCAGATACTGGGGGATGCAGTCGAAAATCGAGCGCTTTATCCACGATGTTG GCCTGCGGAAGGTCATGGTCCGGGCCCACCGACAGGCCTGGTGCTGGCAGGACGAGTGGTATGGGCTCACCATTGAGGACATCCggcagctggagaaggaggCCCAGCTGATGCTGGCCCAGAAGATGGCCCAGTTCTGCAGTGAGAATGACCCTGAGCAGCACAGTGTCAAAGACACTCCTGCAGAGAAGGACGTGGAGCCCAGCGCGGGGTCACCTGCAGACACCGAGGACGCCTCTGCGAACAGCGACGCGGCCTCCGGCAGGTCCCTCACCAAACAATGGTCCACCTCCTCCAAGTCCTCACGGTCTTCAAAGAGAGGAG cAAGTCCCTCGCGCCATAGTATCTCCGAGTGGAGGATGCAGAGCATTGCCAGGGATTCAGATGACAGCTCAGATGATGAATTCTTTGATGCACATG aggaCTTGTCTGACAATGAGGAAATGTTCCCgaaagaaataacaaaatggAGTTCCAACGATCTGATGGATAAAATTGAAACCCCCGAATGCGATGATGTCCAGG GTGACTTGTACCAGGAGACATCAGCAGAGTACCACGTTGGCTCCAGCGTGGAGAGGCTCAGCATCATCGAG GATGAATCAGTGCAGCCATTAATGCAGCCAAGTAAAATCCATGTCCTCCTCTTGGTCCTCCACGGAGGGAACATCCTGGACTCAGGAAGTGGTGACCAGAGCTCTAAGCAAGGGGATGTCAACACCATCACAACCGTGTTTGACACGGTGATGAGGGTGCATtacccagctgctctgggacacATTGCCATCAAACTTGTCCCTTGCCCAGCCATCTGCTCCGAAGCATTTTCCCTGGTGTCCAG CCTCAGCCCATACAGTTATGACGAGGGCTGCCTGTCCAACAGCCAGGATCACATTCCCCTCGCTGCGCTCCCCCTGCTCGCCACGTCCTCCCCGCAGTACCAAGAAGCCGTGGCCACTGTCATTGTCAGAGCCAACCAGGCCTACAGTGAGTTCATCAAATCCCAGGAGGGCACCTCCTTCAACGGCCAG GTCTGCTTGGTAGGAGACTGTGTTGGAGGGATCCTGGGATTTGATGCCTTATGCTACAGCAATCAGACCGTGTCCGAGAGCCAGAACAGCAGTCGGCGAGGGAGCGTTGTGAGCGTCCAG GATACCGACCTTCTGTCTCCTGGAATAACAGTGAACAACAGCCACTGTTCCAGTGGCTCTAATCTGGAAGCCAGCAGACACCTCAGCAGGAGCAACATTGATATTCCTCGTAGCAACGGAGAAGATCCAAAGAAGCAGCTGCCACGAAAAAGGAGTGATTCATCCACCTATGAACTGGACACGATAAAGCAACATCAAGCCTTTCTTTCAAG TTTACATTCTAGTGTCCTGAGAAACGACCCCACGTCCAGGcgatccagcagctccacgatGTTGGATGGAGGAAACATTGGGAAGTTTGACTTTGAGATCACCGACTTCTTCCTCTTTGGTTCTCCCTTGGGTCTGGTGCTTGCACTGCGGAAAACTGTAATTCCAGCTCTTGACA TCTTTCAGCTCAGACCAGCTTGTCAGCAGGTCTATAACCTGTTCCACCCTGCAGACCCATCTGCTTCACGCCTCGAGCCTCTTTTGGAGAGGAAGTTTTACCTTTTGCCCCCCTTCAGTATTCCCCGGTACCAGAGGTTCCCGCTGGGCGATGGCAACTCTGCTGTTTTGG TTGCTGCCAAGTGGTGGGGAACCAAACGGATCGACTACGCCCTGTACTGCCCCGACGCCCTGACGGCTTTCCCGACAGTGGCTCTGCCTCACCTCTTCCACGCCAGCTACTGGGAGTCCACGGACGTTGTCTCCTTCCTGCTCAGACAG GTGATGAGACATGAGAACTCGAGCGTTCTGGAGCTGGATGGGAAGGAGGTGTCCGTCTTCACCCCCTCCAAGCCCCGTGAGAAGTGGCTCCGCAAGAGGACGAACGTGAAGCTCCGG AACGTCACAGCCAACCACAGGATCAACGACACTATTGCTAACGAAGATGGGCCCCAGACCTTAACTGGGAGGTTCATGTATGGTCCACTAGACATGGTCACCCTCACAGGAGAGAAG GTGGACATCCACATCATGACCCAGCCGCCGTCGGGGGAGTGGGTGTACTTCGACACCGAGATCAGCAACAGCAGTGGCAGGATTTCCTACGTGATCCCCGAGGAGCGGCGCCTGGGCATTGGTGTCTACCCCGTCAAGATGGTGGTCAG GGGCGACCACACATTTGCTGACAGCTACATCACAGTGCTGCCGAAGGGGACGGAGTTTGTGGTGTTCAGCATCGACGGCTCCTTCGCAGCCAGCGTGTCCATCATGGGCAGCGACCCCAAAGTCCGCGCCGGGGCCGTGGACGTTGTAAG GCACTGGCAAGACCTCGGCTACCTCATTATCTATGTCACGGGCCGCCCTGACATGCAGAAGCAGAGGGTGGTGGCATGGTTAGCACAGCACAACTTCCCCCATGGCATCGTGTCCTTCTGCGATGGGCTCGTTCACGACCCGCTGCGGCACAAGGCCAACTTCCTGAAATCCCTCATCACCGAC CTTCACATGAGGATCCACGCAGCGTATGGATCCACCAAGGACATCTCCGTGTACAGCTCCATCAGCCTCCCGCCCACGCACATCTACATCGTTGGCCGACCCACCaagaagctgcagagccagTGTCAG TTCATCACGGAGGGCTACGCAGCCCACCTGGCCCAGCTGGAGTACAACCACCGCGCGCGCCCCGCCAAGAACACCACGCGCATGGTGCTGCGCAAGGGCAGCTTCGGGCTGCCCAGCCAGGCCGAGTTCCTGCGCAAGAGGAACCACCTGCTGCGGAccatctcctcccagccctCGGCCAGCGGCGCCGGCCACCGGCCCGAGCGCACCCAGAGCCAGTCGGACAGCGACaaggagagggacagggagcgcAGCCAAAGGAGCATGAGCATCGCCACGGGGTGCTGGGGCCGGAGCGCCGCGTCCCGCCTGGAGTCTGGCCTCTTGGGGCAGAAGTAG